From Butyricimonas paravirosa, one genomic window encodes:
- a CDS encoding S41 family peptidase, whose amino-acid sequence MYRLFFFSILAGFLSSCEDSRGVSPTPGPYSYVRINTFTKDKMTDQYFWADEVKDKNIDPDSNPAEYFATMKYPEDQWSRITSSKGLGEIADASGYDEGFGYNLTFWEKEGYIFADVNFVYPNSPAAKAGLKRGDLITHMDGERITTENYTNLYYASQLSLGLSNDEVSEPYETKKLTAQTYTIDPVLDYGLIPLENQTIGYMIYTDFVFRGNTSLAQLNNVFQTLKSANIDEFILDLRYNQGGYIFAVKQLCSLLAPEEVVENEELLIHKSWNKAYQEKYADDPARLEEHFDKTVPLDSRLNLRRLWVITSKVTASAAEMLISALSPYMEVNVVGDITMGKNMGGIIYTPNDKDLQNWNIMLISTEYRNSRGESVKGGIPPMFPILEQFHHQYQLGDKEEPLLAATLQLITQDAIATPVMNSRSSRSLDTGTPRRIIPKFVQAKSRLLLGIEN is encoded by the coding sequence ATGTATAGACTATTCTTCTTTTCGATTTTAGCAGGATTCCTATCAAGTTGTGAGGATTCACGCGGAGTAAGCCCTACTCCGGGCCCTTACTCGTATGTCCGGATTAACACGTTCACGAAAGACAAAATGACCGACCAATACTTTTGGGCGGATGAAGTCAAGGACAAAAACATTGATCCAGATAGTAACCCGGCGGAATATTTCGCTACCATGAAATACCCCGAGGACCAATGGTCACGTATCACGAGTTCTAAAGGTCTGGGAGAAATTGCCGACGCCTCCGGGTATGACGAAGGTTTTGGCTACAACTTGACTTTCTGGGAGAAAGAGGGCTACATATTCGCGGATGTCAATTTCGTTTACCCGAATTCTCCAGCAGCAAAAGCAGGACTAAAACGGGGAGACCTGATCACTCACATGGACGGGGAAAGGATCACGACGGAAAATTACACAAATTTGTACTACGCATCCCAGCTTTCCCTCGGTCTATCAAACGATGAAGTATCAGAACCGTACGAAACGAAAAAGCTGACCGCCCAAACATACACGATCGATCCGGTACTTGATTACGGGTTGATTCCCTTGGAGAACCAAACAATCGGGTACATGATCTACACGGATTTCGTGTTCCGCGGTAACACGTCGCTGGCACAACTGAACAACGTGTTCCAAACCTTAAAATCAGCCAATATTGACGAATTCATTCTAGATTTACGATATAATCAAGGCGGGTACATTTTTGCCGTGAAACAACTATGCTCACTCCTCGCCCCGGAAGAAGTCGTGGAAAACGAAGAACTGCTTATTCACAAAAGCTGGAATAAAGCATATCAGGAAAAATACGCCGATGATCCTGCCCGCTTAGAAGAACATTTTGACAAGACGGTACCCCTTGATTCCCGTCTAAACTTGAGACGCCTGTGGGTGATCACGAGTAAAGTGACGGCATCAGCCGCCGAAATGCTGATCAGTGCCTTATCCCCATACATGGAAGTAAACGTCGTTGGCGACATTACTATGGGGAAAAATATGGGTGGAATCATCTACACGCCTAACGACAAAGACTTACAGAACTGGAATATCATGTTGATCTCCACGGAATACAGAAACAGTCGGGGAGAATCCGTCAAAGGCGGCATACCCCCCATGTTCCCCATCTTGGAGCAATTTCACCATCAATACCAACTGGGAGATAAAGAAGAACCCTTGCTGGCTGCAACTCTTCAACTCATCACGCAGGATGCAATTGCCACCCCGGTCATGAATAGTCGGAGCAGCAGAAGTCTCGACACGGGAACCCCTCGCCGGATTATCCCAAAATTCGTGCAGGCAAAGTCCAGGCTATTACTAGGAATAGAAAACTAA
- the lepB gene encoding signal peptidase I, with translation MNKRDRLIGVLLILSVLFFQYLWLLLSVLLLVILGILIFDTRYDRYALVMVVLVLLLYLSAKFMFYETYLVPTKSMLPALNSNVTVRGEKWRYGGIYLSAVEEWPLVTMFTRSSKYRTGKFAAKDRIKMIGFWKPKKNDILAYYAPVDSSRIHIERCIGLPGDVVSVEEGRAVINGKEREEDKTLSLRYMAYFSDYMRFREACKELSLLMNSDDYSVSEDAVYMSLDKTMLDRLRQGGVVDSLVFRQRGEARRKVFLADSCGWSFRHWGPYKLPYKGMRIELTPENRMLYGSLLRGPERVADPDKLTSYVFQKDYYFMLGDNRGNSLDSRFLGPIPSCCIEARILHVD, from the coding sequence ATGAATAAACGTGATCGATTGATAGGAGTGTTGTTGATATTGTCTGTACTTTTCTTTCAATATTTATGGCTGCTCCTTTCCGTGCTGTTGCTTGTTATTCTGGGTATTTTGATTTTTGATACCCGGTATGATCGTTACGCTTTAGTCATGGTGGTTCTCGTGCTACTCTTGTACCTGAGTGCAAAGTTTATGTTTTACGAGACCTATCTGGTACCCACGAAATCGATGTTACCTGCACTGAATAGTAATGTGACCGTGCGGGGTGAGAAGTGGCGGTATGGTGGTATCTATCTTTCGGCTGTGGAGGAATGGCCTTTGGTCACGATGTTCACGCGTTCCAGTAAATACCGTACCGGTAAGTTCGCGGCGAAGGACCGGATAAAAATGATTGGTTTCTGGAAACCCAAGAAAAATGATATTCTGGCGTATTATGCTCCCGTGGATTCCTCCCGGATTCACATCGAGCGGTGCATCGGTTTGCCGGGTGATGTCGTCTCCGTGGAGGAGGGACGTGCAGTCATTAACGGGAAAGAGCGAGAGGAGGACAAAACGTTGAGTTTGCGTTATATGGCTTATTTTTCGGACTATATGAGATTCCGGGAGGCGTGTAAAGAGTTGTCATTGTTGATGAATTCGGATGATTATTCGGTTTCTGAAGATGCCGTGTATATGTCGCTTGATAAAACGATGTTAGATCGTCTTCGTCAAGGAGGAGTGGTCGATAGTCTTGTGTTCCGTCAACGTGGGGAAGCCCGGCGGAAAGTGTTTCTCGCGGATTCCTGCGGATGGAGTTTCCGGCATTGGGGGCCTTACAAGTTGCCTTACAAGGGAATGAGAATCGAGTTGACCCCTGAGAACCGGATGTTATACGGTTCCTTGCTGCGTGGACCGGAACGTGTTGCCGATCCGGATAAATTGACTTCCTATGTTTTTCAAAAGGATTATTACTTCATGTTGGGCGATAACCGGGGCAATTCATTGGATTCCCGATTCCTTGGGCCGATTCCCTCTTGCTGTATCGAGGCAAGGATTTTACATGTTGATTAG
- a CDS encoding head GIN domain-containing protein has product MKRIGLILLGMLMAGAVSAEVKKIKGTGYLVVHDRQADQPFTRVSVQQSITLYISQGKTEGITVEADDNIIPYIKTEIKNGQLNIFLDPEVIIRGYTAMNVSVSMPVITDINVAAAGRLEGSSPFTVNKLEIVASGAGSVKLEVKGSEVDVEASGAARLELKGEVEQFDLEMSSAATLKGWELRVKNCDAEISGAAKAEVSISGQLEAEISSAGILIYDGNPRITKQNVTGRGTLVKRR; this is encoded by the coding sequence ATGAAAAGGATTGGTTTGATTTTATTGGGGATGTTGATGGCAGGGGCTGTTTCTGCCGAGGTGAAGAAAATCAAGGGAACGGGGTATCTTGTGGTGCATGATCGTCAGGCGGATCAGCCGTTTACCCGTGTTTCCGTTCAACAGTCGATCACCTTGTATATATCACAAGGAAAAACGGAAGGGATTACCGTGGAGGCGGATGATAATATTATTCCTTATATAAAAACGGAGATAAAGAACGGGCAATTGAATATCTTCCTTGACCCGGAAGTGATTATTCGAGGATATACGGCAATGAATGTTTCCGTGTCCATGCCTGTTATCACGGATATAAACGTGGCGGCTGCCGGGCGTTTGGAAGGAAGTTCGCCTTTTACCGTGAATAAACTGGAAATCGTGGCATCCGGTGCGGGGAGCGTGAAGTTGGAGGTGAAAGGAAGTGAAGTTGACGTGGAGGCATCCGGTGCCGCGAGACTAGAGCTTAAAGGTGAGGTGGAGCAGTTTGATTTGGAAATGTCTTCCGCTGCCACGCTGAAGGGTTGGGAGCTGCGTGTGAAAAATTGTGATGCCGAGATTAGCGGGGCTGCCAAGGCAGAAGTTTCCATTTCCGGGCAGTTGGAGGCAGAGATTTCTTCGGCAGGCATTCTAATTTATGACGGGAACCCGCGGATTACCAAACAAAACGTGACCGGGCGGGGAACTTTGGTAAAAAGGAGATAG
- a CDS encoding argininosuccinate synthase codes for MKKVVLAYSGGLDTSYCVKYLSEEMGLEVYTALANTGGFTPGELAGIEEKAYALGAKKHVTLDVTGEYYEKCIKYMIFGNVLRNKTYPVSVSSERTFQALAIVRYAKEIGADGLAHGSTGAGNDQVRFDLCFSVFAPEMEIITPTRDLKLSREEEIAYLKSKGVERDWSKMAYSINKGLWGTSVGGKETLNSWEYLPGEAYPSSLEKEGEEELILSFERGELCRVNGECYTDKIEAIRRVEALASAWAIGRDTHVGDTIVGIKGRVGFEAAAPLMIIKAHELLEKHTLTKWQMYWKEQLANWYGMFLHEAMYGEPVMRNIESFLKDTQRYVSGDVRVRMRPYCFELLGVRSDHDLMDATFACYGEENKAWTAEDVKGFTRMLSMPLRVYHAVNEKSEEGL; via the coding sequence ATGAAAAAAGTAGTTTTAGCATATAGCGGGGGATTAGATACCTCTTACTGTGTCAAGTACCTGAGCGAGGAAATGGGGCTTGAGGTTTACACGGCATTGGCGAATACCGGGGGATTTACCCCCGGTGAGCTGGCCGGGATCGAGGAAAAGGCGTATGCCTTGGGGGCGAAGAAACACGTGACGCTGGATGTCACGGGGGAATATTACGAGAAATGTATTAAATACATGATTTTCGGGAATGTTTTGCGTAACAAGACTTACCCGGTGTCGGTCAGCTCCGAACGTACTTTCCAAGCGTTGGCTATCGTTCGTTACGCGAAGGAGATCGGGGCGGACGGCTTGGCTCATGGAAGTACGGGGGCCGGGAATGACCAGGTTCGTTTTGATCTTTGTTTTTCCGTGTTTGCCCCGGAAATGGAAATTATAACCCCGACTCGTGATTTGAAACTGAGCCGGGAAGAGGAAATTGCCTATTTGAAATCGAAAGGAGTGGAGCGGGATTGGTCCAAAATGGCTTATTCCATTAACAAAGGACTTTGGGGAACCTCGGTGGGAGGGAAAGAAACATTGAATTCATGGGAATATCTTCCGGGAGAGGCTTATCCTTCTTCTTTGGAGAAGGAGGGCGAAGAGGAGTTAATCTTGTCGTTTGAACGGGGAGAGTTGTGCCGGGTAAACGGTGAATGTTACACGGATAAAATCGAGGCTATCCGCCGGGTGGAGGCTTTGGCCTCTGCTTGGGCAATCGGGCGTGACACCCACGTGGGGGACACGATTGTGGGGATTAAAGGACGTGTCGGTTTCGAGGCGGCTGCTCCGTTGATGATTATTAAAGCCCATGAATTACTGGAAAAACATACACTCACGAAATGGCAGATGTATTGGAAGGAACAACTGGCCAACTGGTACGGGATGTTTTTACACGAGGCCATGTACGGGGAACCTGTTATGCGGAATATCGAGAGTTTCCTAAAAGATACACAACGATACGTTTCGGGTGACGTGCGGGTTCGGATGCGTCCCTATTGTTTCGAATTGTTGGGAGTGCGGTCAGACCATGATCTGATGGATGCCACGTTTGCTTGTTACGGGGAGGAGAACAAGGCTTGGACGGCAGAGGATGTGAAAGGTTTTACCCGGATGTTGTCGATGCCTTTGCGGGTTTATCACGCGGTGAACGAGAAGAGCGAGGAGGGGCTATGA
- a CDS encoding GNAT family N-acetyltransferase, with protein sequence MKIEVVVASEKHLSYVTAINDAIDHAAKARGTGIARRTNEYIADKIRSGKAIIALNREEFVGFCYIESWGHQKFVANSGLIVVPAYRGLGVAKQIKEAAFHLSRRRFPQAKLFGLTTGEQVMRINTSLGYVPVTFAKLTDDEEFWAGCKSCVNYDILQRTNMTKCLCTGMIYDPEVVARQQAAAKKVARGRSLPLFKHLRHVVGSTLAVCGLPVSRSAMKHTANL encoded by the coding sequence ATGAAGATTGAAGTTGTAGTTGCATCCGAGAAACACCTGTCATACGTGACAGCGATAAACGATGCGATTGATCATGCTGCAAAAGCAAGAGGTACTGGTATAGCCAGAAGAACGAACGAGTATATTGCCGATAAAATCCGAAGTGGAAAGGCAATTATCGCTCTGAATCGAGAGGAGTTCGTGGGTTTCTGCTATATTGAATCATGGGGTCACCAGAAATTCGTGGCAAACTCCGGGTTAATCGTGGTACCGGCGTACCGGGGATTGGGAGTAGCAAAACAAATAAAGGAGGCTGCTTTTCATCTGTCGCGAAGGCGATTCCCGCAAGCAAAGCTTTTCGGCTTGACAACTGGTGAGCAGGTGATGCGAATCAATACTTCATTGGGTTACGTGCCTGTTACTTTTGCCAAACTCACGGATGACGAGGAGTTTTGGGCCGGATGCAAGTCTTGCGTGAATTATGACATATTGCAACGGACGAACATGACCAAGTGTCTTTGTACCGGGATGATTTATGATCCGGAGGTCGTGGCCAGACAACAGGCGGCGGCTAAAAAGGTGGCTAGGGGGAGGTCATTGCCTTTGTTCAAGCATCTGCGTCATGTTGTGGGGTCCACATTGGCGGTTTGCGGGTTACCGGTTTCTCGCTCTGCCATGAAGCATACGGCAAATTTGTAA
- a CDS encoding efflux RND transporter permease subunit — protein MNFTEYALKNRAFVYFFVFVLVVGGIYSFFTMSKLEDPAITVKQAMVVTAYPGASAYQVELEVTDVLEKAIRSMGDLDHVSSRSMDDVSEIMVELSSTVPLAELQQKWDILRRKVMGAQAQLPDGAQPSIVMDDFGDVYGMFYAMTSDGFDYQEMSDYAELVRRSVLDIDGVSSVDVYGERQSCINVEFLEDKMANMGVHPAEIIMTLNGQNKTVYSGYFDSGEKRVRVNVNGAYKEIDDIRNLLIKGHEQDQIRLSDVARVTRGYVKPEREGLLYDTLPAIAISIAMEEGGNILQLGKKVDAKLAELKEDIIPAGIDFQKVFFQPARVKSAINVFMVNLIESVVIVILVVMLFMGFRSGYIIGAGLVIVVLGSLLVLYMMHGTLQRVSLASFIVAMGMLVDNAIVITDGILVDLKKGIPKPAALVNITKKTAWPLLGATTIGILTFLPIFLSPDTTGEYVRDLFIVLAVSLWLSWILALAYVPIQADRGLKVKPGEVEDETKMYDTRVYKAFRNTLQFSVRHRVWVIGGIVLLLVVSIYLFRFVQQGFFPDLSYNQLYIEYKMPYGTNPQTVKRDLASIEEYLTSRPEITAVTTSLGGTPSRYNLVRTVAEPALSYGELIVDFTSPETLKANIDSLQIYLSEHYPEAYVRMKQYNLMYMDYPVQFMISGPDPAVLKRLCGEVEELMNEDSTTMLVTNDWGPMTPVLNVDYYQPIARVANLSREDVGLALLATTDGLPVGSYYEGEHDLPIYIKSMGKDGLRPGRLNNVPVWSLVPSTNMLSLETVKELMMGMISTDEVMTAVVGSTPLNQATNGITASWEVPVVRRYNGQRSISAQCNNAPGYTANDVRNSLLPKIEKLNIPPGYSTEWQGEYLASTQSKQYLFKNVPLGIVLVLAILIALFKDFKKPLMIILCLPLAIIGVVLGMLLAGKEFGFVAIVGALGLVGMMIKNGVVLVDEVDIQIRSGKDRFLALLDASSSRLRPVFLAAMTTILGMIPLINDDMFGALAVTIMGGLFIGTVITLVILPVFYSLFFKIKAE, from the coding sequence ATGAATTTTACGGAATATGCTTTAAAGAATAGAGCTTTTGTCTACTTCTTTGTTTTCGTTTTGGTTGTTGGGGGGATATACTCGTTTTTCACGATGAGTAAGTTGGAGGATCCGGCGATAACCGTGAAGCAGGCTATGGTGGTGACGGCCTATCCGGGAGCTTCTGCCTATCAGGTGGAGTTGGAAGTGACGGATGTATTGGAGAAGGCGATTCGTTCGATGGGGGACTTGGATCATGTTTCCTCTCGTTCGATGGATGACGTGTCGGAGATTATGGTAGAATTGAGTAGTACGGTTCCTTTGGCGGAGTTGCAGCAGAAGTGGGATATTTTACGCCGGAAAGTCATGGGAGCGCAAGCTCAGCTACCGGATGGGGCCCAACCTTCCATCGTGATGGATGACTTCGGGGACGTGTACGGGATGTTTTATGCCATGACGTCCGATGGTTTTGACTATCAGGAAATGTCGGATTACGCGGAACTAGTTCGTCGTTCCGTGTTGGATATTGACGGGGTGAGCAGTGTGGACGTGTATGGAGAACGTCAGTCTTGTATAAACGTCGAGTTCCTGGAAGATAAGATGGCCAACATGGGCGTGCATCCGGCAGAAATAATCATGACCCTGAACGGGCAGAATAAAACGGTTTACTCCGGTTATTTCGATAGCGGGGAGAAACGGGTGCGGGTGAACGTGAACGGGGCTTACAAGGAGATCGATGATATTCGTAATCTTTTGATTAAGGGACACGAACAGGATCAGATCCGCTTGTCGGATGTAGCTCGTGTCACGAGGGGTTACGTGAAACCGGAACGGGAAGGTTTGTTATATGATACTTTGCCGGCAATAGCGATTTCGATTGCCATGGAGGAAGGAGGGAATATTCTTCAATTGGGGAAAAAGGTGGATGCCAAACTGGCCGAGTTGAAAGAAGATATTATTCCGGCGGGGATTGATTTTCAAAAGGTATTCTTTCAACCGGCACGGGTGAAAAGTGCCATTAACGTCTTCATGGTGAACCTGATCGAATCGGTAGTTATCGTGATCTTGGTGGTCATGCTTTTCATGGGATTCCGGAGCGGGTATATCATAGGGGCCGGTCTGGTGATCGTCGTGTTGGGCTCGTTACTCGTGCTGTACATGATGCACGGAACATTGCAACGGGTTTCGCTGGCCTCGTTTATCGTGGCGATGGGGATGCTGGTGGATAACGCGATCGTGATCACGGATGGGATTCTCGTGGACCTGAAGAAGGGGATTCCCAAGCCGGCAGCCTTGGTGAATATCACGAAGAAGACGGCTTGGCCTTTGCTGGGAGCGACCACGATCGGGATTCTTACTTTTTTGCCGATATTTTTATCTCCCGATACCACGGGAGAGTATGTTCGGGATTTGTTTATCGTTCTGGCCGTGTCCTTGTGGTTGAGCTGGATTCTTGCCCTGGCGTATGTCCCGATACAGGCGGACCGGGGCTTAAAGGTAAAGCCGGGAGAGGTGGAAGATGAGACGAAAATGTACGATACCCGGGTGTACAAGGCTTTCCGGAATACGTTGCAGTTTTCCGTGCGTCACCGGGTATGGGTGATTGGTGGGATCGTCCTGTTGCTGGTTGTCAGCATCTATCTGTTCCGGTTCGTGCAACAGGGATTTTTCCCTGATTTGAGCTATAATCAGTTGTATATAGAGTATAAAATGCCTTACGGTACGAATCCCCAGACGGTGAAACGGGATCTGGCCTCTATCGAGGAATATTTAACCAGCCGTCCGGAAATTACGGCCGTTACGACCAGTTTGGGAGGAACTCCTTCCCGGTATAATCTCGTGCGAACGGTGGCAGAACCCGCTTTAAGTTACGGGGAGTTAATCGTGGATTTCACTTCTCCCGAGACCTTAAAGGCGAATATTGATTCATTGCAGATTTACCTTTCGGAGCATTACCCGGAGGCATACGTTCGGATGAAACAATATAATTTGATGTATATGGATTATCCGGTACAATTTATGATTTCCGGTCCGGACCCGGCCGTGTTGAAACGTTTGTGCGGGGAGGTGGAGGAATTGATGAATGAGGATTCCACGACGATGTTGGTGACGAATGACTGGGGGCCGATGACGCCCGTGCTGAACGTGGATTATTATCAGCCGATAGCTCGCGTGGCGAACCTTTCCAGGGAGGATGTCGGGTTGGCTTTACTGGCCACCACGGACGGGTTGCCTGTCGGGTCATATTACGAGGGAGAGCATGATTTGCCGATTTATATTAAAAGTATGGGTAAAGACGGGTTACGTCCGGGGCGCTTGAATAATGTTCCGGTATGGAGCCTCGTGCCTTCGACGAATATGTTGAGTCTGGAAACCGTGAAGGAGTTGATGATGGGAATGATTTCGACGGATGAGGTGATGACGGCCGTCGTGGGTTCTACTCCTTTGAACCAAGCGACCAACGGGATCACCGCCTCGTGGGAAGTTCCGGTGGTCAGGCGATATAACGGGCAACGCTCTATATCGGCACAGTGTAATAACGCACCCGGCTACACGGCAAACGACGTGCGAAATAGTTTGCTGCCCAAGATTGAGAAATTGAACATCCCGCCCGGTTATTCCACGGAATGGCAGGGAGAGTATCTGGCAAGCACGCAATCCAAGCAGTATTTGTTTAAGAACGTTCCGTTGGGAATTGTTTTGGTACTGGCTATTCTGATCGCTTTGTTCAAGGACTTCAAAAAGCCGCTGATGATTATTCTTTGTTTACCCTTGGCGATTATCGGGGTTGTTTTGGGAATGTTGCTGGCGGGTAAAGAATTCGGGTTCGTGGCTATCGTGGGGGCCTTGGGATTGGTCGGTATGATGATTAAAAACGGGGTGGTACTGGTAGATGAAGTGGATATACAGATTCGATCGGGGAAAGATCGTTTTCTGGCTCTTCTGGATGCTTCTTCCTCGCGTTTGCGTCCGGTCTTCTTGGCAGCGATGACCACGATCCTGGGAATGATTCCCTTGATTAATGACGATATGTTCGGGGCCTTGGCCGTGACGATTATGGGCGGGTTGTTTATCGGTACGGTGATTACTTTGGTGATCTTGCCGGTGTTCTATTCGCTGTTCTTTAAAATCAAAGCCGAATGA
- the argC gene encoding N-acetyl-gamma-glutamyl-phosphate reductase, with protein MIRVGIAGAAGYTAGELIRVLISHPQVELRYLQSESHRGEPVGRVHRDLIYTNLKFSDLDLTGIDVLFLCMGHGMSAQFLERHPVPASVRIIDLSHDFRLKSNAGDFVYGLPELNRERIQGAWHVANPGCFATAIELGLLPLAKNGLLPARVSVFGITGATGAGQKPTEETHYSHRAQNLSVYKAFSHQHLAEIRETLSGQDEDVQADIAFVPVRGCHARGIMVNVVFVSERDLSEIRSMYAACYEGHPFTVMSDEPIYLKQVVNTNYCFVHIERQDRNVLVTSVIDNLLKGASGQAVQNMNLMFGLEETMGLGLKASYF; from the coding sequence ATGATCAGAGTGGGTATTGCCGGGGCTGCCGGTTACACCGCGGGGGAATTGATCCGCGTATTAATTTCTCACCCGCAAGTGGAATTACGTTATTTACAAAGTGAATCGCACCGGGGAGAACCTGTCGGACGAGTTCATCGGGATTTGATTTACACGAATTTGAAGTTTTCCGATTTGGATTTGACGGGTATTGATGTTCTTTTCCTGTGCATGGGACACGGGATGTCGGCTCAATTTTTAGAACGGCATCCAGTTCCGGCATCCGTGCGAATCATTGATTTGAGTCATGATTTCCGGTTAAAGTCGAATGCCGGGGATTTTGTTTATGGTTTGCCGGAACTGAATCGGGAGCGGATACAAGGAGCTTGGCACGTGGCGAATCCGGGATGTTTCGCGACGGCAATAGAATTGGGGTTGCTACCGTTGGCGAAGAACGGTTTGCTGCCTGCCCGCGTGTCGGTCTTCGGGATTACCGGGGCGACGGGTGCGGGACAGAAACCGACGGAAGAGACGCATTATAGCCATCGGGCGCAGAATCTTTCGGTTTACAAGGCTTTTTCTCACCAGCATTTGGCTGAAATACGGGAAACGTTGTCCGGGCAGGATGAAGATGTGCAGGCGGATATTGCTTTTGTTCCGGTGCGTGGGTGTCATGCCCGGGGGATCATGGTAAATGTGGTTTTCGTGAGTGAACGGGATTTGTCGGAAATCCGATCTATGTATGCCGCTTGTTACGAGGGACATCCTTTCACGGTGATGAGTGACGAACCTATTTATTTGAAACAGGTGGTGAACACGAATTATTGTTTTGTCCATATTGAACGGCAGGATCGTAACGTGTTAGTGACTTCCGTGATTGATAACCTGTTAAAGGGGGCATCCGGGCAGGCCGTGCAGAATATGAACCTGATGTTCGGACTGGAAGAAACAATGGGTTTGGGTTTGAAAGCCAGTTATTTTTAA
- a CDS encoding TolC family protein, with amino-acid sequence MRFIILSIGLLLAFAPLRAQRQLDLKQCREMALEYSKQLAIAEKQKEKAVWTKKEYGANYLPKLSASGFYLYHQKKQEYKLSGGYLPTYVPDADGKLQPNVVIGADGKPVMGTDGKPVFHEYAFLPDIPLTLSLRGVYMASVQLQQPLFMGGKIRAAHQAAKFGEELAEENIRLNRSEVLVELEQAYWQCVRVQELVLVARKYKSVVNELVKNLEDAQQAGMAPLNDVLKAQVKYNDALLQLQQAEHGKQLAQMNLCRLVGLDLNTELVLTDSLSATITPGVLALPDGLEQRPDYNMLEKQVEMKRKEINVTRADFLPQVGVSAGYGYGGGLKLNGDDSNSGSFSAMASVAIPIFNWGEGRNKVRVAKAEEEMSRLNKERLGEMMRLEIAGSRFKLNDAQTRIRLTESALEQAKENLRVSEDQYEVGMENLTNLLEAQAQWQQAWSEWVDAKAALKLCESEYLKAIGKLE; translated from the coding sequence ATGCGTTTTATTATATTATCAATCGGGTTGTTATTGGCTTTTGCTCCTTTACGAGCCCAGCGGCAGTTGGATTTAAAGCAATGCAGGGAGATGGCTCTTGAATATAGCAAACAATTGGCTATCGCGGAAAAGCAAAAAGAGAAGGCCGTGTGGACCAAGAAAGAATACGGGGCAAATTATTTGCCGAAACTTTCTGCGTCAGGCTTTTATCTGTATCATCAGAAAAAGCAGGAATACAAATTAAGCGGGGGATATTTACCGACTTACGTGCCTGATGCTGACGGGAAATTGCAACCCAATGTTGTCATCGGTGCTGACGGGAAACCCGTGATGGGGACGGATGGGAAGCCGGTCTTCCATGAATATGCTTTTCTACCGGATATTCCTCTGACGCTTTCTTTGAGAGGGGTGTATATGGCATCGGTTCAATTGCAACAACCTTTGTTTATGGGAGGAAAAATCCGGGCGGCACATCAGGCGGCTAAATTTGGGGAAGAGCTTGCCGAGGAAAATATTCGGTTGAATCGTTCGGAAGTGCTTGTCGAGTTGGAACAGGCTTACTGGCAATGTGTCCGGGTACAGGAATTGGTGTTGGTTGCCCGGAAATACAAGTCGGTGGTGAACGAGTTGGTGAAGAACTTGGAAGATGCCCAGCAGGCGGGGATGGCCCCGTTGAATGATGTGTTGAAAGCTCAGGTGAAATATAATGATGCCTTGTTACAACTACAGCAAGCGGAACATGGAAAGCAGTTGGCTCAAATGAATCTTTGCCGTTTGGTGGGATTGGATTTGAATACCGAATTGGTACTGACCGATTCACTATCGGCCACGATAACGCCCGGTGTGCTGGCGTTGCCGGACGGGCTGGAACAAAGGCCGGATTATAACATGTTGGAGAAACAGGTGGAGATGAAACGGAAGGAGATAAACGTGACCCGTGCCGATTTCCTGCCTCAAGTGGGTGTTTCCGCGGGTTACGGTTATGGCGGTGGCTTGAAATTGAACGGTGATGATTCTAATTCCGGTTCTTTTAGTGCCATGGCGTCCGTGGCGATACCTATTTTCAACTGGGGAGAGGGACGGAATAAAGTTCGGGTGGCGAAGGCCGAGGAAGAAATGAGTCGCTTGAATAAAGAGCGATTGGGCGAGATGATGCGGCTGGAAATAGCCGGAAGTCGCTTTAAACTGAATGATGCCCAAACCCGGATACGTTTGACGGAATCCGCCTTGGAGCAGGCAAAGGAAAATCTGAGAGTGTCCGAGGATCAGTATGAGGTGGGAATGGAAAATCTGACAAACTTGTTGGAGGCTCAGGCCCAATGGCAACAGGCTTGGAGCGAATGGGTGGACGCGAAGGCCGCTTTGAAGTTGTGTGAATCGGAATACTTGAAGGCGATAGGAAAACTCGAATAA